The sequence TATAAAGAAATGTCTTTATTGTGATTTTATATCAATTCCCTATAATATATCGTTAGTAGAAGATTATATTAATGCCTTATGCAAGGAATTAACCCTTAAAAAACATCTGGCTAAAACTCTAAAATCTATTTACATCGGTGGCGGCACACCTTCCATTTTATCTGAAAAATGCTTTCAGCAAATATTCTTATGTTTAAAAGACAATTATAATCTCTCATCATATATTGAAATAACCGTAGAAGTAAATCCAGGAATGTTTAATGAATCAAAACTTACCAATCTGCTTTCTTTGGGTGTTAATAGGATAAGCATTGGTATTCAGTCATTTGATAACAGAGAATTGCAAATACTCGGAAGGATTCATAACTCAGCAGATGCAATAAAAGCAATTACACTGATAAAAAAATCTGGGCTTAAAAACTATTCGATCGATTTAATGTATGGGATACCAGGACAGACAATAGATTCGTGGAAGAAATCTTTATCAAAAGCGATTGCATTTTCACCAAGCCATATCTCTGCTTATGAACTTACTCTCGAAGAAAATACACCACTATTTGAGATAATAAAAAAATGGAAGAATAAAGGAACTTCAAGAAAATTAAAAATGTTAGATGAAGACATAATCCTTCAAATGTATAACTATACCATAGATTATTTAGCAAATTCTGGATTTGAACATTATGAAATATCAAATTTTGCAGTTCCAGGCTACAATTGTCTCCACAATATTAATTACTGGGACAGAGGACAATATATCGGCACTGGAGTAGGAGCACATTCTTTTATCGGTAATTTACGTTCTGAAAATACAGGTAATATTTATCGTTATATAGAAGACCTTAGAAAAAGTAAAATTCCTGAAACATACTCCATACAATTAACTCCAGATGAATCACTAAAGGAACTCATATTCCTCGGGCTTAGAAAAAGAAAAGGAGTTAATATTTCGAAATTAAAAGTTTTTAAACCAATCCTTCTTCAAGAATGTGAGGAGCTTTTCAAATTAGGGTATATGGTTATTGAAAAAGGTCACCTGAGATTGACAAGAAAAGGCATTAACATTTCTAATAAAATCGTGCTGGAAGTATTTGATAGTTTAGGTCTTTAAATTATTATGACGCAATTTTTTAGAGCAAAATTTGAATACTTTAGAAATAATCTCAAACAACGAGATGAAGAGTTATATTATGAAGCGTTTAACTATCTCGAAGAAATCTTTCAAACAAATGGATTACAAAAAGTTAAAGAACTCGCAAAAATTTATCAATCAAATATTGAAGAAATAAGCCCATTCATTGAAAATGCAACACAAATAGTCTGCCCATCGTGTCAAGAAGTATGCTGTATCAATAAACATGGATATTATAATTTTGAAGATCTAATATATTTCCATGCTATAGAATTAAAACCTCCTGTTTATAAATCAGTTGGTAACGATTCAGAACCATGTCAGTTTCTAACCCCTGAAGGATGTTCCTTAAAGCGATCTCTTCGACCTTCGGGATGCAACTGGTATTTTTGCGATCCTTTACTCGAATATATTGAAAATTTGCCTGAATATAATAAGTTTGATGATAAAATAAAATATTTAGCAGAAATCTGGATAATGATGATAGAAGAATTTTCTAATTTATAAATATATTGTATGGCAAAACCAATTGTTGTCATAGTCGGAAGACCTAATGTAGGTAAATCCACGCTATTCAACAGGATGACACGAACAAATGCTGCTATCGTTGAATCAATACCCGGTGTCACTCGTGATACAAACTACCTCGATACTGAATGGGAAGGCAAAAAATTCATTGTCGTTGATACAGGTGGCTTTTATGTAGCACCCCCAGAAAATATTTTCATGCAGGTAAAAGAACATGCTATGTTTGCTATTGAGGAAGGTGATATTGTAATCCATCTTCTTGATGGAAAAGATGGCCTTACTCCATCTGATAAGGAACTTGCAAAAATGCTCAGGGCATCAGGGAAGAATATCCTCTGGGTTGTAAATAAAATTGACAGTCCAAAACATGAAGATAAGCTGCTGGATTTTTATGAGTTAGGCACTGATACACTGTTTCCTTTGTCAGCAATTACCGGTTATGGCTATAGCGATTTTATGGATAATCTTGTTTCATTTCTGCCTCATACTATAGAACAAAAGCTTGATTATCCGAAGATTGCAGTAGTTGGAAGACCAAACGTTGGAAAGTCAACACTGGTGAATACTTTACTTGGGAAGAAAAGAATGATAGTAACTCCAGTCCCTGGAACAACAAGAGATGCGGTTGACAGTATATGTACTTATTACAAAAGGAAATACCTATTAATAGATACTGCAGGCATTAAAAGGAAAGATAAATTTGGATATTCACTTGAACGATTTTCTATGATAAGGGCACTGAGAAGTATTGAGAGATGTGATATAGCGCTGATTGTCCTTGATGCTGGTGATGGAATTGTTGAACAGGATCAGAAGATAGCAGGCATCGTAGAACGATATGGAAAAAGTGCATTGTTCCTCTTAAATAAATGGGACATTATTAAATCTCCTGAAGATATGTATAAAACATTAACCCTTGAATTAAAGAGAAAGATGTGGTTTATGCAATATGCACCTGTTCTTACTATTTCAGCAACTGAAAAGACAAGGGTAACAAAAATTTTTCACATCATTGATGAAATAATGGGAGAAAGGAGAAAGAGAATACCTACAGCAGAATTAAACAGATATTTTCGGGAGATCAATGCTTCTCTATCACTACCACATTTTAAAGGCAGGCCCGTAAAACTTTATTATATTACTCAGATTAAGACCGAACCACCTTCTTTTACTGTTTTTACAAATTATCCTGCTGCAATAAGCGAATCTCATATTCGTTTTATGGAAAAAGTTCTCCGTAATAATTTTTTATTCAGTGGAACACCTGTAAGGATCTACATAAAAGGAAGGGAAAAAGAAAAAAGAGGTTAATTAAATGAAGTATTTCAGAATTATCTTTAAAAGTTTTATTGATTTTATCAGAGATAACGGTTTCATGCTTGCAGGATCACTCGCTTATTTTTCTATGATGGCATTAGTTCCTTTATGTATTTTTTTAATCACAATATTCGGTTATATTTTAGGGCACTATCACGGATTCTATGAGTTTTTTTCAAACAGGTTGATCAGCTTCTTTCCAGAGATCACATCTAACATTACAAAAGAACTCGGGAATCTTATAAAATTTAAAGGGATTGGTACCATAAGTTTGATTTTGTATGGTATCCTTTCATATCAGGTCTTTGCCTCATTACAGAATGCTCTAAACACTATTTTCAAAGTTAAAAAAAAGAGAAAATTCATCTGGTCAATTATTGTTTCATTAACTATCGTAACCCTTATGATTCTGATTCTCATAGTATCTTTTATGGCTACATCTCTCATCCCCCTACTCAGGGCATTAAAACAATTATTCCCTGAATTAAAAGTAGGATTGATAACAGCTTTTTTAATACAGTATTTTATCCCCTTTTTAATGATTTTTTTCAATGTATGCATTATTTATATCTTCTTTCCAAAAACAAAAGTAAAGATATCAAACGCTTTTATTGGTGCTCTATTCACAACAACTCTTCTTGAAATTGCCAAACACATATTCACGTGGTATATTGGGACGATAGCAAAGTTCGGAACAATATATGGTCCCATGACAGCATTTGTCGTTTTTCTTCTCTGGGTTTTTTATTCCTCGTGCATATTTTTAATCGGTGCTGAACTCGTATATAACATGGCTAATTATAAAAAAACATAGCTCCGAGAATATTTTATAGAATTAATTGCAATAAAATAATTTTTTTACTAATATGTAATATGAAGCTCGGTGAAGCCTTAGTTAAAGAAGCTCTGATTACCAGACAGCAGCTTGAACTTGCTCTTAAAAGACAGACACAATTCGGTGGTAGAATTGGAACCAATCTTATTGAATCAGGTTTCATCGAAGAGGAAGACTTGTCTAAATTTCTGAGTACTTATTTCAAAGTTCCATCTGTTAAGGCTGATCAAGTTAATGCAATTCCAGAAGAAGTTATTAATACTGTAAGCAAAGAAATTATAGAAAAATATAGAATTCTTCCATTTAGAAAAGAACGAAATAGACTGCATATTGCTATGCTAAATCCAAAAGACATTAAAGAAATTGATGAACTACGTTTTATAACAGGCTATGACATCATTCCATATGCCATAACTGAACTAAGGCTAATTCATACTCTTGAAAAATATTATGGAATCAAAAGAGATATCCGTTTTATAAGTCTAACAGATAGATTTACCACTGAAAATGTAAAAGAAGAAATTTCCATAGATAATATTAAAAAAGCATTTACAGATGTTAAAGATACAGAGGATGTTGCAGGCATTCTATTAAATGAGATTTTCAAAATAGCTCCACGTATTGCTATCTTTACAGTTAAAGGAGAAAAACTGATTGGATGGAAAGCAAGAGGGTTGGATATTAATAATTTTGTTATTTCAGAAAATGAATCTCCTATTTTTTCAGAGGTTATTCGAACAAAAACAAATTACAGAGGACCTATTATCAATATAAAACAAAATGAAAGTCTAATAAAAATTTTATCAGGTACTCCACAAGATGTCCTTATACTACCGATTGCGATAAGAGAAAAAGTAATAGCTATAGTCTATATAGATAATGGTAACAACGCTGTTTTAAATGCAAATGTTGGATATATCTCAATGCTAACATCTATGGCTGCTATCGCTTTTGAGATTCTGATTCTTAAAAAGAGAATCCTTGATATGGGAATAACAAAATAATAATTAAATACCTGCCTTAAATATAATATAAAACATTCTTATGGATATATTTAATCTTATTAAAAATGTTTCGGCCGAAACACCTGACCCAGAAAGCTCTACAAAAAATCTCCAGAAACTTTTAAAAAAATCTCCAGAATTTATTGAAAAATATAAAAATCAAATCCACTATATTGCCAGATTATTTTCCTACAGCCAGTTTCTTTCAGACTATACAATAAATAATCCTGACAAGCTTTCATTCGCATTGAATAATATTAAACAGCCAATCACAAAACAGAAGATACTGTATGATTCACATACAGAATACAGAGAGATTTACAAACATGCTCCTTTTACATTTAAAAAAGATTTTATGAAATTCATTCGAGATTTAAAAAAAAGATACCTTCTGATAATTACTCTTAGATATGTATGTGGAATAACCGACCTTTACAGAAGCATGTCAGAGTTGACTTCACTTGCTGAAGCAATTTTTGAGTTAACACTTGATGCTGCATTTATGATAATGAAAGAAAAGTTTGGTGACATCAAAGATCGTTCTTTTTGCATAATATCTCTTGGAAAACTTGGTGCACAGGAACTCAACTATAGTTCAGATATTGATATTATTTCTGTCTATCGCTCTTCAGATTATATGTCTTCAGGCATTATTTCACAAACAGGTGTTAGAACAAACAAAATCGAATCCCATGAATATTTTTGCAGACTTACAGGACTATTTTCCAGCTTACTTCAATCACCGACAGAGGATGGTATAGCATACAGAGTAGATATGCGGTTACGTCCCAACGGGCAGAAAGGCGATATCTCTCACTCGCTCAAGGCATACAGCTCATATTATGAAGCATGGGGTAAGACATGGGAAAGGATGGTATTAATACGGGCCCGTCCTGTTACCGGTGATATTCTCCTCGGCAATCTATTTATTGTAGAGATTGAACCATTTGTCTGGAAAAGATCAATTGACTATAACGATATTGAAGAGATTATTGATATGAAAATTAAAATAGATAATATTCATGATACAAATGATATTAAACGTAGCTACGGCGGTATTAGAGAAATTGAGTTTTTTGTCCAGACTTTTCAGCTTTTATATGGTGGCAATAAAATCAGTCTCAGGTGTGGGAAGATGAAAGATGCGCTTAATGCATTGTTGAAAGAAGAAATTTTGAATTCAGAAGATGTCTTGAGACTTTCAGAAAGTTATTCTCTCATGAGAAAGATTGAACATATTCTTCAGATGAAAGATGATCTTCAAACACATAAATTACCAACAGAAAAAAATGAACTTAAAATACTTGCAAGAAAGCTAAACTTTAGGAGCGAAAAGAAATTCTCATCAGAACTTAGATTAAAAAGACTCATGATCAGGGATATGTATAATTCATTGTTTGGGCTTCCAGATGTAAAACAGGATTTTATGTTACTAATTAATCAATACCTACCTGAACAAGGAGTTTTTGATTACCTTTCATTTAAGGGTTTTAAATATCCAGATTCAGCATTAAAGCATATAAACACTTTCAATGAAAATATAAACACCTTTAAAACCATAACAGAACGTAATCTTCTTAGAAAATTAATGTCTCTCTTCATGGAATATATAATTCAATATGAAAATAAAGATACATTATTAAGGATGTTTGTTACATTTATGCAAAAGATAAACAAACACAAAGCCTATATTGACATACTTTTGCAACGAAATGATCTTAGAGAAATTATTGTAAATATATTATCTTCGAGCACTTATCTTACAAGAACGTTACTAAGTCTTGACAACGTCGAGGGTATTTTTGAATACCATGATACAATGATAGATTTCAAAACATTAGAAGATCGCCTCTACAATATACTAAAAAATAGCAAAGAACCTTTGATATCACTAAGAGATTTCAAATTAATTGAAGAATTGAAATCAGGAGTGCTTTTTCTGAAAGGGTTACATGACGTTCATTCATTTACAAACATATTAAGCAATCTTGCCGATACTGTAGTGAGAGCTCTGACAAAATATTTTAAATCTGATTCTGATTTTGCAGTTGTAGGGGCTGGTGCCTTTGGAGCTATGGAAATGAATATAGGTTCTGATCTTGACCTTCTTTTTATCAGCACAAATGACAGTCTTTATTCGAAGGCAGAAGATATAATCAGATTTTTATCAGAGTATACTTCAAAAGGAATAGCATATAAAGTTGATATGCGTTTAAGACCTGATGGTTCAAAAGGTATATTGCTAAATAATATAAAAGCATATGAAAATTATTATTTTAAATCTGCACATCTCTGGGAAATACAATCTCTTCTTAGAGCAAGACCTGTTGCAGGTGACAGGTTTCTTATGAGAGATTTTGAGGATATGAGGAAAAAGATAATTATAACTCGTGGAGGACAGATTACGGGTTCTTATATGAAAGATATCCGGAAAAGGATCATTAAAAAATTTTCAGAAAAAACATCATCATATGATATCAAAAGAGGCATGGGTGGAATTAAAGAAATAGAATTTTTAGTGCAGTATCTTCAGATGAAAAATGCATCACATTATCCTGATCTTATTTCGTCCAATACCCTTAAGTCGCTCAAGAATCTTTTCAAAATAGGCATAGTCGACATAAATACAGAATCCATACTTTCACAATCATATACATTTTTAAAAACTATCGAAACTCTTCTCAGATTAAATGAACTGGATGTTCTAAAGATAAATTCTGATATAACTGATATAATAGCAAGATTTATGAATTTAAAAAACAGTGAAGAACTCAAAATTAAGATTGAGGATATCAGGTTAAAAATAAATAGAATTACTGATATGTATTATAGCTAACCAAGATTGAGATTCTGATTTTACCATGTCAGTTTTAATACCAAAAAATACTATAAAAGAAGGGCCTGGAACCATAGAAGATTTTCTCAAACAAGAGAAATTTTCTTATACTATTTTGGAATTAGAATCTGGAGAAATTCCTCCAACGTTAGAGAATTTTACAACCCTCATCATTCTTGGTGGTCC comes from Nitrospirota bacterium and encodes:
- the hemW gene encoding radical SAM family heme chaperone HemW — encoded protein: MVEFLYIHIPFCIKKCLYCDFISIPYNISLVEDYINALCKELTLKKHLAKTLKSIYIGGGTPSILSEKCFQQIFLCLKDNYNLSSYIEITVEVNPGMFNESKLTNLLSLGVNRISIGIQSFDNRELQILGRIHNSADAIKAITLIKKSGLKNYSIDLMYGIPGQTIDSWKKSLSKAIAFSPSHISAYELTLEENTPLFEIIKKWKNKGTSRKLKMLDEDIILQMYNYTIDYLANSGFEHYEISNFAVPGYNCLHNINYWDRGQYIGTGVGAHSFIGNLRSENTGNIYRYIEDLRKSKIPETYSIQLTPDESLKELIFLGLRKRKGVNISKLKVFKPILLQECEELFKLGYMVIEKGHLRLTRKGINISNKIVLEVFDSLGL
- the der gene encoding ribosome biogenesis GTPase Der, coding for MAKPIVVIVGRPNVGKSTLFNRMTRTNAAIVESIPGVTRDTNYLDTEWEGKKFIVVDTGGFYVAPPENIFMQVKEHAMFAIEEGDIVIHLLDGKDGLTPSDKELAKMLRASGKNILWVVNKIDSPKHEDKLLDFYELGTDTLFPLSAITGYGYSDFMDNLVSFLPHTIEQKLDYPKIAVVGRPNVGKSTLVNTLLGKKRMIVTPVPGTTRDAVDSICTYYKRKYLLIDTAGIKRKDKFGYSLERFSMIRALRSIERCDIALIVLDAGDGIVEQDQKIAGIVERYGKSALFLLNKWDIIKSPEDMYKTLTLELKRKMWFMQYAPVLTISATEKTRVTKIFHIIDEIMGERRKRIPTAELNRYFREINASLSLPHFKGRPVKLYYITQIKTEPPSFTVFTNYPAAISESHIRFMEKVLRNNFLFSGTPVRIYIKGREKEKRG
- a CDS encoding YihY/virulence factor BrkB family protein — encoded protein: MKYFRIIFKSFIDFIRDNGFMLAGSLAYFSMMALVPLCIFLITIFGYILGHYHGFYEFFSNRLISFFPEITSNITKELGNLIKFKGIGTISLILYGILSYQVFASLQNALNTIFKVKKKRKFIWSIIVSLTIVTLMILILIVSFMATSLIPLLRALKQLFPELKVGLITAFLIQYFIPFLMIFFNVCIIYIFFPKTKVKISNAFIGALFTTTLLEIAKHIFTWYIGTIAKFGTIYGPMTAFVVFLLWVFYSSCIFLIGAELVYNMANYKKT